In the Deinococcus ficus genome, one interval contains:
- a CDS encoding metal ABC transporter permease, whose translation MAWLTGPLEFEFFQLALAAVALVSVLCALVGAWVVLRGLSYIGDAMSHAVLPGIVAAFLMKGNLLVGALIAAVLTALGIGAVGRQSGLKQDSAIGIVFVGMFSLGIVMLSRASSFTTDLSNFLIGNPMGVTRADLWSTLGVTLLVGALLTAVQKELLLASFDPTEARAIGLPVRLLESGLLIVIGLVVVMTVQLVGTTLSVSLLITSSAAARLLARSLKKMIGLAALLGVLGGTAGLYASYYLNTAPGATIVLMNTAIFLLALLLRRRD comes from the coding sequence CTGGCGTGGCTCACAGGCCCCCTGGAATTCGAGTTCTTCCAGCTGGCGCTGGCGGCCGTGGCGCTGGTCAGCGTGCTGTGCGCCCTGGTGGGCGCCTGGGTGGTGCTGCGCGGCCTGAGTTACATCGGGGACGCCATGAGCCACGCGGTCCTGCCGGGGATCGTGGCGGCCTTCCTGATGAAGGGGAACCTGCTGGTGGGCGCCCTGATCGCCGCGGTCCTGACCGCGCTGGGCATCGGCGCGGTGGGCCGGCAGAGCGGCCTGAAGCAGGACAGCGCCATCGGGATCGTGTTCGTGGGCATGTTCTCGCTGGGCATCGTGATGCTGTCCCGCGCGAGTTCCTTCACCACCGACCTGAGCAACTTCCTGATCGGGAACCCCATGGGCGTGACCCGCGCGGACCTGTGGAGCACGCTGGGCGTCACGCTGCTGGTCGGGGCGCTGCTCACGGCCGTGCAGAAGGAACTGCTGCTCGCGAGCTTCGACCCCACCGAGGCCCGCGCCATCGGCCTGCCAGTGCGGCTGCTGGAAAGCGGCCTGCTGATCGTGATCGGGCTGGTCGTCGTGATGACCGTGCAGCTCGTCGGCACGACCCTCAGCGTGAGCCTGCTGATCACCTCCAGCGCCGCGGCGCGCCTGCTGGCCCGCAGCCTAAAGAAGATGATCGGGCTCGCGGCGCTGCTGGGTGTGCTGGGCGGCACAGCCGGGCTGTACGCCAGTTACTACCTGAACACCGCGCCCGGCGCGACCATCGTGCTGATGAACACCGCGATCTTCCTGCTGGCCCTGCTGCTGCGCCGCCGCGACTGA
- a CDS encoding metal ABC transporter ATP-binding protein codes for MLGVENLTVRYGPHVALRGATVRFEAGSFSAIIGPNGAGKSTLLRALVGLVPAAEGRAVFDPGHSPDCISYVPQQQTLDWAFPVTVWDVAMMGRTGRLGWLHFPSRKDRVIVEDALRETGVYELRGRHIGALSGGQRQRVLLARMLARQGHLLLLDEPLTGVDPVTQEGLMALLRAQADKGRAVVMVTHDLEQAKKWCDHLVLVNGRVIADGTPAEVYTAANIEATFSTSLLGPAHTSGSEVV; via the coding sequence GTGCTTGGCGTGGAGAACCTGACCGTCCGCTACGGCCCTCACGTGGCGCTGCGCGGCGCGACGGTGCGGTTCGAGGCGGGGTCGTTCAGCGCGATCATCGGCCCGAACGGCGCGGGGAAAAGCACACTGCTGCGCGCCCTGGTGGGCCTGGTGCCGGCCGCGGAGGGCCGCGCGGTGTTCGACCCCGGCCACTCCCCGGACTGCATCTCGTACGTGCCGCAGCAGCAGACGCTGGACTGGGCCTTTCCGGTAACGGTGTGGGACGTCGCCATGATGGGCCGCACCGGCCGGCTGGGCTGGCTGCACTTCCCCAGCCGCAAGGACCGCGTGATCGTGGAGGACGCCCTGCGCGAGACGGGCGTGTACGAGCTGCGGGGCCGGCACATCGGGGCGCTGTCGGGCGGGCAGCGTCAGCGGGTGCTGCTGGCGCGCATGCTGGCCCGGCAGGGCCACCTGCTGCTGCTGGACGAACCGCTGACCGGCGTGGACCCGGTCACGCAGGAGGGCCTGATGGCGCTGCTGCGCGCCCAGGCGGACAAGGGCCGGGCGGTGGTGATGGTCACGCACGACCTGGAACAGGCGAAGAAATGGTGCGATCACCTCGTGCTGGTCAACGGCCGGGTAATCGCCGACGGCACGCCCGCCGAGGTGTACACCGCGGCGAACATCGAGGCGACCTTCAGCACGTCCCTGCTCGGCCCGGCGCACACGTCGGGCAGCGAGGTGGTCTGA
- a CDS encoding M28 family peptidase: protein MRRALPSRPTPFLLTTALLLGLPSVLSSAQTARPPRVAAVATGDDLGAQARRVLAFGPRVVGSPANEQARAYLEGQFRALGYQTRREEFRYRRLNDLGSTVTVPPATPGGPAQVLSGRALQGSTGGQVTAEAVRVPGTGVDSDFLNVNVRGRVAVIERSDLPLITPVLNAMIAGAFAVVLAGPDDTVHGGRLGLRLDFPVLAVSRSTAQAMTTGQAVTVAVHVAPVEARAVNLVAFRPAAAPPSVLIGAHLDSVHLSPGANDNLSGTLAVLDIARRAANTPVAARSVFVLFDAEEDGLLGSQHFVKSNWALVTQLRGMLNFDMVGLPARPLELRGQRPLVQVAREVTGVPSEEGVTGSSDHAPFREAGVPTLYFHRGLDSTYHQPGDVTLDLGLVREAAGAGWRVALRLLRLPLP, encoded by the coding sequence GTGCGCCGCGCTCTCCCCTCACGTCCCACCCCCTTTCTGCTGACCACGGCGCTCCTGCTGGGCCTGCCCTCCGTCCTCTCCTCGGCCCAGACGGCCCGGCCCCCGCGAGTGGCCGCGGTTGCCACTGGCGACGATCTGGGGGCGCAGGCCCGCCGGGTGCTCGCCTTTGGGCCGCGCGTGGTGGGCAGCCCGGCCAACGAACAGGCCCGCGCGTACCTGGAAGGGCAGTTCCGGGCGCTGGGCTACCAGACGCGCCGGGAGGAATTCCGATACCGCCGCCTGAACGACCTGGGCTCCACGGTGACGGTGCCTCCCGCCACCCCGGGCGGGCCGGCGCAGGTTCTCTCCGGCCGGGCGCTGCAGGGGTCCACGGGTGGGCAGGTGACCGCCGAGGCCGTCCGGGTGCCGGGCACCGGGGTGGACAGCGACTTCCTGAACGTGAACGTGCGGGGCAGGGTCGCGGTGATCGAGCGCAGCGACCTGCCCCTGATCACCCCGGTCCTCAACGCCATGATCGCCGGGGCGTTCGCGGTGGTGCTGGCCGGGCCGGACGACACCGTGCACGGCGGGCGCCTGGGGTTGCGGCTGGATTTCCCAGTGCTGGCCGTCAGCCGGAGCACCGCGCAGGCCATGACGACCGGACAGGCCGTGACGGTGGCGGTGCACGTGGCGCCCGTGGAGGCCCGGGCCGTGAACCTCGTGGCGTTCCGGCCGGCCGCGGCGCCTCCCTCCGTACTGATCGGCGCGCATCTGGACAGTGTGCACCTCTCGCCCGGCGCGAACGACAACCTGTCCGGCACGCTGGCCGTGCTGGACATCGCCCGGCGGGCCGCGAACACCCCGGTGGCGGCGCGCAGCGTGTTCGTGCTGTTCGACGCAGAGGAAGACGGCCTGCTCGGCTCGCAGCACTTCGTGAAATCCAACTGGGCGCTGGTCACGCAACTCCGGGGCATGCTGAACTTCGACATGGTGGGCCTGCCCGCCCGGCCCCTGGAATTGCGTGGGCAGCGGCCCCTGGTGCAGGTCGCGCGGGAGGTCACCGGCGTTCCCAGCGAGGAGGGCGTGACCGGCAGCAGCGATCACGCGCCCTTCCGGGAGGCAGGGGTGCCCACGCTGTACTTTCACCGCGGTCTGGACTCCACCTACCACCAGCCGGGTGACGTGACGCTGGACCTGGGGCTGGTGCGCGAGGCGGCCGGCGCGGGGTGGCGGGTGGCGCTGCGCCTGCTGCGGCTGCCGCTGCCCTGA